The following is a genomic window from Petrotoga sp. 9PW.55.5.1.
ATCCGATAAAACTTTTTCTAAAATAAGAGAAAAAATATCTGTTTTAGTATTTTAAAATGCTTAATTTATTAGTTATGAAAGGAGTTCTTTTATTATAAGAAATTTAAATATCAAATTTATTTATATAGCGGAATAATAAGTGATCTTCAAAATTATATACCATAAAATATCAAGAATCAAATTATTGTAAAAAACTTTTTTACAAATTAAGTAAAATTTTGAAGAATGCGAGATTATATTATTAACCAAACCAAGCTTATTGTGGTATAATATTTTCTGCACTATGTTTCCAAAAAAAAGAAAGCGAGAGTTGTTTGTTCAAAGAATTAATTGGGGAGTGGAGGGTAGAATTTGAATGATAATTTGAAGGAAAATCCCAAATTAAATACAAATAGAGAAAAGATAGCTGTCAGAGCTTCGTGGGTAGGGATAGTTGTAAATGGTTTGTTGGCTTTTTTCAAACTTCTTATTTCGTTTATAACGGGAAGTATGGCTATTTTAGCTGATGCCATTGATACCTCAACGGATATTATAACGTCTATTTTAACGTTAGTAGCAGCAAAGATATCGAATAGACCGGCTGATGAAAGTCACCCATTTGGTCATGAAAGAGCAGAAACTATTGTTACCAAGGTTTTATCTTTGGTTATTATTTATGCGGGTTTTCAAGTTTTAATTGGAGCCGTTCAAAGCCTTTTCAATAGGAATTTTTTAATTGAAAGGCCATATTTAGTGTTGTGGATTTCTCTAATTTCAATAGTAGCAAAGTATGGTCTTTACAAGTACAAATACTCTGCTGGAAATAAAACAAAAAATTCTTCTTTAGTAGCTGATGCTTTAAATATGAGAAACGATATATTGACT
Proteins encoded in this region:
- a CDS encoding cation diffusion facilitator family transporter — its product is MNDNLKENPKLNTNREKIAVRASWVGIVVNGLLAFFKLLISFITGSMAILADAIDTSTDIITSILTLVAAKISNRPADESHPFGHERAETIVTKVLSLVIIYAGFQVLIGAVQSLFNRNFLIERPYLVLWISLISIVAKYGLYKYKYSAGNKTKNSSLVADALNMRNDILTSLSVLIGIIFYLSFDLLWIDSVVAIIVSIFIFKVGVEMFIETSDEFMGSSKELGEIYYNILDAVEKFDKAYNPHKIRVRKAGYVYFVELHIEVDEHMAVKEANDLASEIEKELKEKNPYIKDVIIHVEPLGNKEKEEFGFDKNSIKRIFYK